From the Sulfuriferula nivalis genome, the window TAAATGCTAACCTGAGTTATCTAAGCTAAATCTATGCCACGTAATTTGGTTCGTGAGTTGTCAGTCGAACTAAGATTTGTGACGTAAGTATAAAATGAAGCAATTGTATCTTTTTTTTCTTACAATTATATGGCTAAATACTAATACGTTAATATGCTCATGTGTATATTAGCAGTTTTGTATGACATTTTGAGTGTCGTATTTTGAGTATGCTCGTTTATTTGTCATACTTTTTGCTTAGTATATTGGGATAAGCGATAAGCAAGTTAGTGAAATACATGTTGGATGCTGGGGCAATGAGGCTTTAGTGTGCGGTTTTTGAAATGGTTAGATGAGATTGGTCGGTTATTGCGATGCGAGGCTGGCAAATTTTCTAAAGGTGTAATTTATGATAGTGACTAGTTATGAGCACCCAGCGCTGGGTCTGGCTAAGCGTCTGGTGAATCCACTGGTGATTTTTGTTTCGTTGATGATTTCGGTTGCTGTTGTTGCGCCACCCTTTAGTGATATGGATTTGTTGCTGGGGGTGCTGGCTTTTTTTGTGGGCTCCGAGGTGTTTGACGGGTACAAGTTTTTTGAGGTGGAAGGCTCATCGTTGGGGCATACGCATCACTATGTGATGGATTTGTTAGTGGCCTGGTTCTTAACTATATTGATTTTGGGTGGTTTGGTATATGTCACTAATTTATATATTTGGTATTCCCCTGAGATTTTGGGAGTGTGGGCGCTGTTGGCATTGGTGATGTTGTATGTGAGTCAGTTCGCTGTGCGGACTTATTTGACTGGCCTACGTAAGAAGGGCGAGATACGCCGAGCCGTTATTGTGGGCGCCACTGAGGTCGGTTGTCTATTGGCTAATCGTATCCATCAGCAGCATAGTCTGATGACGCGAGTTGATGCATTCTTTGATGATCGTGTGGATGATAGATCCGATCAGCGCCTGGTAGCCGCTGTGACGGGTGGGTTGAAAGAAGTGGCGGATTATGTTGACAAGAATAATATAGATTTGGTGTATATCACGTTGCCTATGCTCAATCAGCCTCGGGTGATAGAACTGGTGAACTCGTTGCGTGATACCACTGCGTCCATTTACTTTGTGCCAGATGTGTTTATTTTTGATCTGGTGCAGGCGCGACTGGAAAGTGTGAATGGTGTGCCAGTCATTGCGGTGTTCGAGTCTCCTCTGGTTGGCATCAATGCGGTGCATAAAAGGATCTTTGATGTGCTGGCATCGGCTTCGATACTGTTGATGATTTCACCCATACTGTTGGTGATTGCGGCTTTAGTGAAATTGACTTCCAAAGGGCCGGTTTTCTTCAAACAGCGTCGTTATGGCATGGATGGTGAGGAGATTTTTGTCTATAAATTCAGGTCTATGACTGTTACTGAAGATGGGGCAACGGTGACACAAGCGACCAAAAATGATGCGCGTGTGACCCCGCTTGGTGCATTTTTGCGTAAATCATCACTGGATGAGTTGCCGCAACTCATCAATGTGTTGCTGGGTTCCATGAGTATAGTCGGCCCGCGCCCGCATGCAGTTGCACATAATGAGCATTACCGTAAGCTGATCCATGGCTATATGTGGCGGCATAAAGTGAAGCCCGGTATTACCGGCTGGGCGCAGGTTAACGGATTTCGTGGCGAAACCGATACCATTGATAAAATGGAGGGTCGCGTGCTACACGATATTACTTATTTGAAGAATTGGTCGATAGGGCTGGATATATCCATCATGCTTAAAACGGTTAAATTGGTGTTTAAGGATACGCAGGCTTATTAGTCTCAGTTGGCTTGGTAATGTGCGTTTGTGTTGAGTAGATGTGGACTGCATTTCTTCTTACGAACTTTTGTGATGAAAGTGCGTCTATGTAATGGGCGTGTAAAGCTGAACTGGTGGTAGTGTTTGTTCTGTCATCAATATTTAATATTCTAGGAGGCATTCTGTAGGGTCTCCTGCCGTAGTATCTAATATATATAAATTGATAAACTTCTTGCATTTGTAATGCTTTTTGATTGTCATAATAAAGCAGATAGGGATACTGCCTTGTATTATATTTCGTATTTTATTGTGTTTTTTAACTATTTTTAAAGGAAATTAAATGAAACTTATTAAATTGATTAGCATTGCTGCATTGTTAAACGTTGGGTTCGTAGTTGGTGCTCAGGCTATGGAAATTCATGAAGGGCATCATTTTGGCCATCATTTCGAACACCATTTTGGTCATAACGTACCTGCTGTACCTGAAGCGGATACCTGGGCGATGATGGCAGTTGGTCTGGGTTTGGTCGGTTTGCGTTTACGTCGTAAAAACAAAGACGCCGTTAAGTAAGCAATAACTGAAGTAGTAATTTAAAAAAACGAGGTTATGCCTCGTTTTTTTACGTCCATGGTGGGTTTTTTTGTAGATTCTGTAGTTTTTGTCTGTCTTTTTTATAAAGATAATATGGAGAAATGAACGGAATTGATGCATACGTCGACTTGTTTTGGTGCGTTTTCAGACTTTATAGATGTGGGTGGTGTGGCGATATGGGAGATATAAGGCATGTGCGATAAATAGGGTGTGAGTTTGTCTTGCAGTGCAAGATAGGCTTGTTTGCTGGAGTGTAGCCAATATAGTAGATTGCAATAAGGTTTTCAGGATGTGTTTATTAGCTAACATTATGCTTTATAACAGAAACTTAAAATAAGCTTCATAAATATGGCATATAAAATGCTTATCATTGAGTGGGGCGTTTAGATGCCATTAAGTTGCTCCAGTATTTATTTTCGTAAATTTTTCAAGGAGAAATATCATGAAATTAGTTAAAGCCGCTGGTGCTGTTTTATTGTTGAGTTTGGGTCTTACTGCCGCTGCTCATGCAGTTGAGTTTGATGGTCCTCATGGCCCAAAATTTTGCCCTCCTCCTATCCCAGCTGTTCCAGAAGCAGATACATGGGCGATGATGGCAGTGGGTCTGGGTTTGGTTGGTTTGCGTTTGCGTCGTAAAAACAAGTCAGATGCTGCTGCATAAGTTGTTGCTGTATATTTAAGTAAAAAGACGAGGTTAAGCCTCGTTTTTTTACGCCATATGTAAATTTTTCTCGCTGTTGTTACAGTGTTTGTCGTTTTCGTTGTAAGTGTGATGCGTAAAAATGTACGGAAATGATGCATGCAATGACATGGTTTGGTGCATTTTCTGACATTTTGCTTACTTGCTTTTGCGGTGTTATAGGTATGTAAGTGATATTCGTTAAATTTAATGTATTTTTGGCTCACAAGTCGAAGATGCCCTAATTTACTGATATGTAGCCAAGTTGGCAGTTTGAAAAATAGTGTTCCTGATGTGTTGATAAGCTAATATTTTGTTTTATATAGGAAACTTAAAATACCCTTCATTAATTTGGCATATAAAATGCTTATCATTGAGTGGGGCGTTAAAAAGATATAGGCAGCTCCGTTGTTTATTTTTTCAAATTTTCAAGGAGATTGATCATGAAAGCGATTCAAACTGTAAAGTTGTTGGGTGTGGCAGCAGTTTTGGCATTGGGTGTTGCTGGTAATGCAAGTGCTACAACATATGTAGGTTCTAAGTATGTTGTGACTGGTATAGGTACAGGTTCTGGTACTTGGTATAAAGTGCCTGCTGTACCAGAAGCTGAAACATGGGCGATGATGGCTGTGGGTCTGGGTTTGGTGGGTATGCGTTTACGTCGTAAAAACAAATCTGATGCTGCTGAATAAATTGTTGCTGGGTGGTTAAGTAAAAGGACGAGGTTAAGCCTCGTTTTTTTACGTCTGGTGATAGTTGGTTTGTGGAGGTATTGTGGTATTTGTTGGGCGGATTGTATGGAAGAGTGATCAGAACTGATGCATGTCATGACATGTTTTGGTGCGTTTTCTGACATTGTTCTGACTAATTTTGTGGTGCTATACGTGGGTAAGTCATATTTGATAAATATTGTGTATATTTGTCGTGAAAGTCGAAGATGGCTTATTTTACTGATGTTGCAGCCAATTTCATGATGCGTTATTGGCTAACATTTTGCTTTATATAACAAACTTCAAATAAGCTTCATTAATCTGGCATATAAAATGCTTATCATGAAGTGGGGCATTTAAAAGGTTTGGGTAGCTCCATTGTTTATTTTTGCGAATTTTCAAGGAGATTTATCATGAAATTTGTTAAAGCTATTGGTGCTATTTTATTGCTGAGTTTGGGTCTTGCCGCTACTGCTCACGCAGTTGATTTTGATGATCATCATGGCCCAAAATTCTGCCCACCTCCTATCCCAGCTGTACCTGAAGCTGATACATGGGCGATGATGGCAGTGGGTCTTGGCTTGGTTGGTTTGCGTTTGCGTCGTAAGAACAAATAATTGTGTTGTTGTTTGCTAAATTGCACATCGTGCTGCGGGTATGATGTGCAAAAATGCTCTTGGTTTTTTGTAGTTGATACTCTTTAATTAGTATTTAATAAATATTTAATATTGTAAGCGTTGTTCTGTAGTTGTGAGTGTAGTATCATCCGAGCATGAATAAGTTGATGTGCTTCCGTATTTATTTCGGCTTATGCAAGATAAAAGCAGTATCAGTAGATGTTGTTAGTTTAGTTAATTGCACGTAATTTAAGTTGTTCCACTTTTTATCATTATTTTTAGAGGCTAGTTAAAATGAAATTGTTAAATACCGTTAAATTGTTAGGCGCTGTTGCTGTTGTTGCTTTCGCAGGTAACGCAGCAGCTTCTGTAACCGTTACTGGTTCACATGGCAGCACCATATTCTCTGCACACTACCCACACATCACTCACGTACCAGCTGTTCCAGAAGCTGATACATGGGCGATGATGGCTGTTGGTTTGGGTTTGGTTGGTATGCGTTTACGTCGTAAAAACAAAAACGCTGCTTAAGTTTTAGCACGTTGGTTTTAAAAAAAGCGAGGTTATCCTCGCTTTTTTTACGCCTGATGTTTGCCTTCCATTAACGGTCGCATGGCCGTGAGTAAGCTGGCGAAGAGTTTTGGATGCGATTTTTCCTGATCGGCGAGCATCAGCTTCAGGCTTTGCCGTTGCTGTGGTTTACTGAAGCAGGCAGGGCAGTTGTCGTGGACGACAGGCAGGTTTGCGCTCTTTGCAAAGTCACTGGTCTGTCGTTCACGTGCATACACTAGTGGCCGGATGATGCGTACGTCGCCTGCGTCGTTGGTGTAGTTGGCTTGCATGGTACGCAGCTTGCCACCAAAAAAGGCAGACATCATGAAAGTTTCCGCCAGATCATCCAGGTGTTGCCCTAGTGCAAGCACGTTGTAATGCTGCTCACGTGCAACGCGGTAGAGTATGCCGCGGCGCATGCGGGAACAATAGGCGCAGTAGGAGTCACCGGTCATACTGGTTTTGGCAGACTCGATGATGGGCTGGCTTTCATAAAAATAGGGCACATTAAGTGTTGCCAGATAAGGTTTGAGCACGCTGGGGTCGAATTCATCCGATTGGGGGTCAACGGTGCAGGCACCTAGTTCAAACTTTATCGGTGCGCGTTTTTGTAAATCCAGCAGTACGTGTAGTAAAGATAATGAATCTTTGCCACCTGATAAGCCGAGCAAAATACGGTCGCCGTTTCTGATCATGTCAAAATCAGCAATCGCTTTGCCTGCAGCAGACAGCAATGAACGCGGTGGTTTGATGGCGATATCACTCATGGAATTGCAATCTGTGCAGGTGTGCATACGTGCCATTTTTTTGTATCAGTTCAGCATGTTTGCCAATTTCAATGATATGACCCTGTTGCATGACAACGATGCGGTCTGCATTTTCTATAGTGGATAAACGATGTGCAATGACTAGCGTGGTGCGGCCTTGCATCAGTGTTTCCAGTGCAGCCTGGACGTGACGCTCTGACTCGGTATCGAGTGCTGAGGTGGCTTCATCCAATATCAACACCGGTGCGTTCTTCAACAATGCACGGGCGATGGCGATGCGTTGGCGTTGTCCGCCTGACAGTTTTACGCCATTCTCCCCGACCATGGTCTGCAAGCCTTGTGGTTGCTCACGGATAAACTCCATGGCATGTGCAGCTTCGGCAGCGCGGATGATATCGGCTTCGGACGCACCAGCTTGCGCACCGTAGGCGATATTGGCGGCCAGCGTATCGTTAAACAGGATGACATCTTGTGACACCATAGCGATATTGGCGCGCAGGCTATCCAGGCGGATGTCAGTGATGTCGTGATTATCCAGCAATATGCGTCCGCTACTCGGCGTATAGAAGCGTGGTATGAGGTTGACCAGACTGGTCTTGCCACTGCCTGATGCGCCTACCAGTGCAATGGTTTCGCCCGGCTGGATGTCTAGGCTGATGTTGTTCAATGCTGGATTAGGTTTGTCGGTGTAGTGCAGGCTGAGATTCTCAAAACGCAGTTCACCACAGGCGCGGGCGATGGTTTGTGTGCCGGTATCAATTTCAGGTACGCTGTCGATCACTTCAAATACGACTTCAGCGGCTGCCAGTCCACGTTGTAGTTGTTCGTTAATGCCGGTTAGCCGTTTTACCGGGCCAAATACCATGAGCATGGCGATCATGTAAGAAACGAAGCCGCCTACCGTCAGCTGGCCACGCAAGGCTTGTTGGGTGGCGATATAAACTACGATAGCAACACCGAATGCGGCGATGAGTTGTACTACTGGGCCATTAGCTGCTGCGGCTGTTACGCCTTTCATGGTGTAGCGGCGGGCGTTGTTGACTGCGCTGGTAAAGCGGCGTGCTTCGTATTCCTGACCGCCAAATATTTTCACAACTTTGTGTGCGCCAACTGATTCTTCTACCACATGGGTGATTTCGCCCAGGTTTTGTTGGGCCTGGCGGTTGATGCTGCGTAACCTGCGGCTGACCTGGCGTATGGTGACGATGGCGACGGGCGCAATGGCGATGATGATGAGGGTGAGCTGCCAGTTCAGCCATAGCAGCCAGCTGAGCAGGCCGATGATGGTGAGCGAATCGCGCACTAGCAGGGTAACAGCACTGGTGGCAGACTGGGTGACTTGGGTGACATTGAACACCACATGCGCAATCAGCGTGCCTGTCGAGCTGTTGTCATAGTATTGCGTTGGCATGGCAATTAGCTTGTTGAACATGGCGGTGCGTAAATCCATCACCAGGCGGCTACCTACCCAGTTCATGGCGTAGGTGCTGGCGAAATCTGCCAGGCCGCGGATGAAAAACAATCCGACCATGAGAATAGGAATAATGCGGATGAAGTCAGGATCTTTACGGACGAAACTGCCATCCAGCAAGGGTTTGAATAGCGCGGGTACCGCAGGCTCTGCTGCTGCCATCACTGCCATGGCCAGCATGGCACCTGCAAACATGCGCCAGTACGGACGCACGTATTGCAGCAGGCGCAGGTAGAGTTCCAGACTTTCGTGTTTAGGATCGGTCACGCGCCAAATACCTGTTTGCTCAAACCCCACTTGTTTGCCAAGGTTTCAGTGGCGTTCTGGATTTCTTCGGTACGGGCTGGATGGTTGTAAAACATGGAGGCAAAATGCGCGAGCGCATCTTCGTTGCCGTATTGCTGGGCGATAGCATGGATGATTTCACCCGCTTCCGCACCGACCACTTCCGCGCCTAACAGTGCACCACTGTCCATGTCGGCAATCAGGCGAACAAAGCCATTGATGTCATCCTGACCCAGTGCGCGCGGGTTGCTTTCAAACGCTGCAAAGCCGACAGCAGGTTCGAGTTCATTATCTTCAGCTTCGTCTTCGTTCATGCCGATACGACCTAATTCGACTGCGGAATACACTAGTTCAGGTACGGCGGCGACATCCTGTTTGCGCGATTTTGGCGCAAGAATGTTCGCAACGGCAACTGAAGCATCTGCCAGCGCCTGATTGGCGGTCATGCGTGAATTGGCTACGTCACCGATGGCATATATGTGCGGGATACTGGTTTGCAGGTAAGCGTTTACTTTCACGTAACCCTTGCTGTCAAGCGCTACGCCAGCGGCTTCAGCATTGAGTGCTTCAGTATGTGGGCGACGACCTGAACCTAGTAATACCCAGTCTACGGTTTCATTGCTGCCATCAGCAAAGCTGAGTTTGACTCCATCTGCCAGCACTTCTACCTGCTGTGCGCGACTGCGGGTGCGCGGGATAATATCGAGTTTAGCGAGCGCCTCGTGCAGGATTTTGAGCGCAGGTGCGGAATACTGGCTGTTGGCCAGTGGCTTGCTGTTGGCGATCCACACGACTTCACAACCGAGCTGTGACAGGATAAAGGCGAATTCAGTGCCGATGACACCACTACCAACAATGGCGACACGTTTGCCAGCAGGAGGTGGGTTATCAAATAAATCGTCGGTAGTGAGTACGCGTCCCGCGGTGAGAGGGTAATTGTCTGGCACGTACGGGCTGGAACCCGTGGCGATGATGATGTTTTTGCCGCTGATGTGTTCGTTAGTGATGGCGATCGTGTTGGCATCGACAAATTGCCCGCTGCCAGTAAATGCACTGATGCCCAGTCGTTTCATGTAATCGGTGTAGCTGTCGCGTACGTTTTCTACGACTTTGTGCTGGTGATCCCAGGCGCCATGGATGTCCGCACTGAGTGTGCCAGTGATGCCGCGTTCGGCAAAATCCTTGCTGTGCGCAACCAGCTGTGCAGTATGGTGCCAGTCTTTTTTGGGTACGCAACCACGATTTAAACAGCAACCGCCCCAATCTGCTTTTTCGATGATGGCGACATTCAAGCCGCGTAATGTAGCTAATACTGCTGCGCGATAACCGCCAGGACCTGAACCGATTACGATGAGATCAAATTGTTGCATGTTGCTTCCTTACGTTAGATAAGGCATAAATAATGCCGCCAGACCGAGAAAAATAAAGAATCCGCCACTGTCAGTGACGGCAGTGAGGAGTACGCTAGAGCCTACCGCAGGGTCACGGCCAAATTTATGCATGATGGCAGGAATGGCGACCCCCATGAAGGCGGCGAGTAATAAATTGAGTGTGAGCGCGCCCATCATGACCACGCCCAGAGCGGGCTTGCCATAGAGCAGGTAGGCGAAGATGCCTACGACGCTTCCCCAAATCAGGCCATTAATGAACGCGACGCCGATTTCCTTACGGAACAGTTTTTTGGCATTGTCCGGGTGTATCTGTCCTAATGCCAAGGCGCGTACTATCATGGTCAGTGTTTGATTGCCCGAGTTGCCGCCGATACCAGCGATGATGGGCATGAGCGCGGCAAGTGCCACCAGCTTTTCTATCGTGCCTTCAAATTCACCTATGACGCGCGAAGCAACAAATGCCGTGACCAGATTAATGGCCAACCACGCCCAACGGTTTTGCACCGATTTCCATACGCTCGCGAAAATATCTTCTTCCTCACGCAAACCCGCAATCGAGAGCATGTCGCTATCGGATTCTTGACGAATATGGTCAACCACCGCATTAACGGTGAGTCGGCCAATCAAGTGTCGATCTGCGTTTATGACAGGGGCCGATACCAGGTCGTAGCGTTCAAACGCGTTTGCCGCGTCAGAGGCGTCATCTTCGGCATGAAATGTAACCACTTCTTCCGCCATGACATCCGCTACTTTTTCATCGGGTTGTCTGAGCAACAGGCGTTGTAACGGCATCACACCCTGCAGCGCGCCATTTCTGTCGACCACAAATAACTTGTCAGTCTGCTCGGGTAATTCGCCTAAGCGGCGTAAATAACGCAGTGCAACTTCCAGCGTGACATCGGCGCGAATAGTCACGATGTCATAATCCATTAGACCACCGACGGTATCTTCCGGGTAGGATAGGGCGGATTGCAGGCGCGCACGTTTTTGCGTATCCAGTGACTCTAGCAAGTCCTGGATAACGTCTTTCGGCAAGTCAGGCGCCAAGTCGGCGATTTCATCAGTGTCCAGCGTTTCCGCAGCAGCCAGCAGTTCATCACTGTCCATCGCCTTGATCAGCGATTCACGAACTGCGTCGGACACTTCGAGCAGGATTTCACCGTCGCGTTCGGCTTTGACTAAATCCCAGACCAGTAGGCGATCATTCAGCGGCAAAGCTTCCAGCACACATGCCACGTCGGCAGAGTGCATGTCATCGAGCAGGGTGTGTAATTCAGTCAGATTTTGCTTGTGGACGAGATTCTCTACCAGATCGCGGCGCGGCATGTCCTGTTTGTGAACAAGGCGTGTAACCAGATCGTGTTTACGCAACAACTCCACCACCCGGTTCAGGTTGTCTTCAGCGCTGTCGTGGGCTTTGTTGCCCGTATCGAAATTATCAGCCATGATGGGTGGAGGGGTAGACGTAAAGTCGTGATTGTACGGGATTTAGCAGGAAAACGGCAGGGGTAGCAGGTGCTAAATAATGGGTTTTATTTTTGATAATAGATTTGTCAAAGTATCGCAATTTTTTTGACATATTGCGCGGAAGTCTGTGCTGATGCGGCTATCTTGGGCACAGTGGTGCCAGTAGTGGGTAGCGGCGGCAGCAGCTTGATGCCATAGCTGTTGTTCTGCGGGTAGTGGCAATGCGGGTTGGTAGGCTGGAGCGGGCACTTCGCCGCTATTTGCAGGGGCATACATCATTGGTAGCATGTCGTAGATGGGCGCGAGCATGAGGCCTGGGACGAATGCGAGATTGCCATCGTGCATGTCAGTGTTGGCTATGAGTTTGCCAAACCACCATGCGAGTGTAATACGTGTTACATCGTCACTGGCTAACCAGCCCAAGGTTTGTAATGTACGGGCAGAATTTGGCCATTCTGTATTTTTGCCAATAAGCGCAGCATTGATGCTGGCCAATGTGCAAACGGGCGAGCGTCCATAGTCACCATGCCTATCGAATCGCGTAATTTCCAAAAAAGTCCGACCTGCATGTTGAAAAATTGTTGAGCTGACTGCGGCAATTTTTAGCGTGTCATTGAGTATCTGGGCAGCGATATGTTCGCACACTAGCAAGTCAGTCCATCGTTGCACTGCAGCCGAATTATCAGCTGCCGAGAATTTGACGATGACATGGCGTGTTTGTTGCTGGTTGTACCGGTGAGCAGTAAATTTTGGAAATTCGCCCCCTGCGGAGGAGCCTGCAATGCCTGATGTCATTGCAAGATTGGCTAGTTGCGGATAGCGTAGGCTGACTTCATCATCGGCTATAGGCGGTGAGCCTGGCATGCTGATGTTATTCAAAAATAGACGATAAGCGGTGTCGCCTATAATCAGATCTCCTGGTTGGTCATGTCCCAAGTTAGACAGTGCATAAAGGGTGTCATTGTCAGACCAGTTGTCTGGGTTGTCTGCAAGTTGTAAATTGTGAGCGTAAGTTTTGGCAAAGCGTCTGCCTAAAAACCCCTGTGGGCGCATGTCGATAATAGGGTAGGGCAGGCCATCAAACCAGCCATCCGCCATGTCCTGATCAAGTGGCCAGCGGAAAAGCATGGTAGGTGTGAGGTGGTAGCCTTCGGGATGAGTGAGTGTAAGCCGCCCGATTTCATGGCCTTGGCCCTTTTCATCGATGCGGTAAACAGGGATGGGCTGTGCATCACCACGTAATGTACGGCGCAAAGCATAACGTGTGCGCTTGGATCCACCACCACTGATGATGTTATTCCCTAGCTGCTTAATAGCGCGGCTTAATGTGGCGCGACTAATGTCACCTAATTGCGTGCGTAGTGCGGCAGCACCTATGCGTGGCTGGGCGCGTAGGATGTTGATAATGCGATCGCTGCGAATTTTAGTCATGTTGCACCACTTATAATGATACAAATTATGAAACGAATTTATTGTAATTTGTTTATTGCTTATTGGGTTATTTATATTGATTAAATTGCAATATTTTTATATTTTGGTATGGTGAATGTGTAGTTTAATGAAACGAATTTTTTCAGTTGATTGTTGGCTGTTGTTTCTAGGACTCTGATTCGCGCAGGCGTAAAAAACCCCGCCACAAGGACGGGGTTCAGGTTGTGACGAATCACATGAAGCGGAATTACATCATTCCGCCCATGCCACCCATACCACCCATGTCGCCCATGCCTGCGCCACCACCTGAAGATTTGTCTTCTGGCAATTCTGCAACCATAGCATCGGTTGTCAGCATCAAGCTGGCAACTGAAGCAGCATTTTGCAATGCGGTGCGAGTTACTTTAGTTGGATCCAGCACGCCCATTTCTACCATGTCACCGTAGACGCTGGTAGCTGCGTTGTAACCGTAGTTGCCTTTGCCTTCCAGAACTTTGTTAACCACAACAGAAGCTTCATCGCCGCAGTTGATAACGATTTGGCGCAATGGCTCTTCGATAGCGCGCAAGATGATTTTGATACCAGCAT encodes:
- a CDS encoding undecaprenyl-phosphate glucose phosphotransferase, which produces MIVTSYEHPALGLAKRLVNPLVIFVSLMISVAVVAPPFSDMDLLLGVLAFFVGSEVFDGYKFFEVEGSSLGHTHHYVMDLLVAWFLTILILGGLVYVTNLYIWYSPEILGVWALLALVMLYVSQFAVRTYLTGLRKKGEIRRAVIVGATEVGCLLANRIHQQHSLMTRVDAFFDDRVDDRSDQRLVAAVTGGLKEVADYVDKNNIDLVYITLPMLNQPRVIELVNSLRDTTASIYFVPDVFIFDLVQARLESVNGVPVIAVFESPLVGINAVHKRIFDVLASASILLMISPILLVIAALVKLTSKGPVFFKQRRYGMDGEEIFVYKFRSMTVTEDGATVTQATKNDARVTPLGAFLRKSSLDELPQLINVLLGSMSIVGPRPHAVAHNEHYRKLIHGYMWRHKVKPGITGWAQVNGFRGETDTIDKMEGRVLHDITYLKNWSIGLDISIMLKTVKLVFKDTQAY
- a CDS encoding PEP-CTERM sorting domain-containing protein yields the protein MKLIKLISIAALLNVGFVVGAQAMEIHEGHHFGHHFEHHFGHNVPAVPEADTWAMMAVGLGLVGLRLRRKNKDAVK
- a CDS encoding PEP-CTERM sorting domain-containing protein — protein: MKLVKAAGAVLLLSLGLTAAAHAVEFDGPHGPKFCPPPIPAVPEADTWAMMAVGLGLVGLRLRRKNKSDAAA
- a CDS encoding PEP-CTERM sorting domain-containing protein — encoded protein: MKAIQTVKLLGVAAVLALGVAGNASATTYVGSKYVVTGIGTGSGTWYKVPAVPEAETWAMMAVGLGLVGMRLRRKNKSDAAE
- a CDS encoding PEP-CTERM sorting domain-containing protein, which translates into the protein MKFVKAIGAILLLSLGLAATAHAVDFDDHHGPKFCPPPIPAVPEADTWAMMAVGLGLVGLRLRRKNK
- a CDS encoding PEP-CTERM sorting domain-containing protein, which codes for MKLLNTVKLLGAVAVVAFAGNAAASVTVTGSHGSTIFSAHYPHITHVPAVPEADTWAMMAVGLGLVGMRLRRKNKNAA
- a CDS encoding ATP-binding protein; the encoded protein is MSDIAIKPPRSLLSAAGKAIADFDMIRNGDRILLGLSGGKDSLSLLHVLLDLQKRAPIKFELGACTVDPQSDEFDPSVLKPYLATLNVPYFYESQPIIESAKTSMTGDSYCAYCSRMRRGILYRVAREQHYNVLALGQHLDDLAETFMMSAFFGGKLRTMQANYTNDAGDVRIIRPLVYARERQTSDFAKSANLPVVHDNCPACFSKPQQRQSLKLMLADQEKSHPKLFASLLTAMRPLMEGKHQA
- the msbA gene encoding lipid A export permease/ATP-binding protein MsbA, with the translated sequence MFAGAMLAMAVMAAAEPAVPALFKPLLDGSFVRKDPDFIRIIPILMVGLFFIRGLADFASTYAMNWVGSRLVMDLRTAMFNKLIAMPTQYYDNSSTGTLIAHVVFNVTQVTQSATSAVTLLVRDSLTIIGLLSWLLWLNWQLTLIIIAIAPVAIVTIRQVSRRLRSINRQAQQNLGEITHVVEESVGAHKVVKIFGGQEYEARRFTSAVNNARRYTMKGVTAAAANGPVVQLIAAFGVAIVVYIATQQALRGQLTVGGFVSYMIAMLMVFGPVKRLTGINEQLQRGLAAAEVVFEVIDSVPEIDTGTQTIARACGELRFENLSLHYTDKPNPALNNISLDIQPGETIALVGASGSGKTSLVNLIPRFYTPSSGRILLDNHDITDIRLDSLRANIAMVSQDVILFNDTLAANIAYGAQAGASEADIIRAAEAAHAMEFIREQPQGLQTMVGENGVKLSGGQRQRIAIARALLKNAPVLILDEATSALDTESERHVQAALETLMQGRTTLVIAHRLSTIENADRIVVMQQGHIIEIGKHAELIQKNGTYAHLHRLQFHE
- a CDS encoding dihydrolipoyl dehydrogenase family protein; this encodes MQQFDLIVIGSGPGGYRAAVLATLRGLNVAIIEKADWGGCCLNRGCVPKKDWHHTAQLVAHSKDFAERGITGTLSADIHGAWDHQHKVVENVRDSYTDYMKRLGISAFTGSGQFVDANTIAITNEHISGKNIIIATGSSPYVPDNYPLTAGRVLTTDDLFDNPPPAGKRVAIVGSGVIGTEFAFILSQLGCEVVWIANSKPLANSQYSAPALKILHEALAKLDIIPRTRSRAQQVEVLADGVKLSFADGSNETVDWVLLGSGRRPHTEALNAEAAGVALDSKGYVKVNAYLQTSIPHIYAIGDVANSRMTANQALADASVAVANILAPKSRKQDVAAVPELVYSAVELGRIGMNEDEAEDNELEPAVGFAAFESNPRALGQDDINGFVRLIADMDSGALLGAEVVGAEAGEIIHAIAQQYGNEDALAHFASMFYNHPARTEEIQNATETLANKWGLSKQVFGA
- the mgtE gene encoding magnesium transporter codes for the protein MADNFDTGNKAHDSAEDNLNRVVELLRKHDLVTRLVHKQDMPRRDLVENLVHKQNLTELHTLLDDMHSADVACVLEALPLNDRLLVWDLVKAERDGEILLEVSDAVRESLIKAMDSDELLAAAETLDTDEIADLAPDLPKDVIQDLLESLDTQKRARLQSALSYPEDTVGGLMDYDIVTIRADVTLEVALRYLRRLGELPEQTDKLFVVDRNGALQGVMPLQRLLLRQPDEKVADVMAEEVVTFHAEDDASDAANAFERYDLVSAPVINADRHLIGRLTVNAVVDHIRQESDSDMLSIAGLREEEDIFASVWKSVQNRWAWLAINLVTAFVASRVIGEFEGTIEKLVALAALMPIIAGIGGNSGNQTLTMIVRALALGQIHPDNAKKLFRKEIGVAFINGLIWGSVVGIFAYLLYGKPALGVVMMGALTLNLLLAAFMGVAIPAIMHKFGRDPAVGSSVLLTAVTDSGGFFIFLGLAALFMPYLT